One Natronomonas gomsonensis genomic window, GCAGTCAATCCACCCGACGGAAAATCAAACCATGTTTGAACTTGCTACGGTCTTGGGCAGTGTTGCACCGGTTCTTCAGAGTGGAGCAGAAGCAGGCGGTCCCGCACTTGACGCGACAGGGGCAGCGGCGCTTGCAGTAGGCCTCGCAGCGCTCGGTGCCGGTATCGCCGAGCGAGGTATCGGCGCGGCGGCGATGGGCGCCATCGCGGAGAACGAGGACCTGTTCGGTCGCGGGCTCATCCTGACGGTGCTGCCCGAGACGCTCGTCATTCTGGCGCTGGTCGTCGTGTTCCTCACGCTGTAAACCGCACCCGATTTTTAAACCAATGAGCCTTGATACGGTCGTAGAGGACATCCGAGACGAAGCCCGCGCGCGTGCGGAGGACATCCGTTCGGAGGGCGAAGAGCGTGCCGAGGAGATAGTCTCCGAGGCAGAGCGCGACGCCGAGGAAATCCGAGAGGAGGCCGAACGCGACGTCAAACGCACTATCGAACA contains:
- a CDS encoding F0F1 ATP synthase subunit C; this encodes MFELATVLGSVAPVLQSGAEAGGPALDATGAAALAVGLAALGAGIAERGIGAAAMGAIAENEDLFGRGLILTVLPETLVILALVVVFLTL